GCGGCGTCTCGCGAATCACCAGTTCGGTATTCTCTAAAAAGGTGCCTCGAGTCTGCACCTCGTAGGCAAACTGGAGACTCACCGGCTCCACGCAGGTGAATCGGCCCACTACGAGATGAACCTTACTCACCTCCGGTCGCTCAGGCTGGCTTTCCCACCAGTCCGTGACCGTCATGAGCAGAGCCTTGGTCATATCCGTCTCGTGCATTACCGCCAGTCACCCATACCAACAGACATATTGGCCTGCTCGTGAATGTAGGCTGCCTTCTCAGGTCGAGGCAACTGACCAGAGGTGACTAAGTGAGCCATCGTGTCACAGATGACGCGGGTCGCC
The Acaryochloris thomasi RCC1774 genome window above contains:
- the hypA gene encoding hydrogenase maturation nickel metallochaperone HypA, with the translated sequence MHETDMTKALLMTVTDWWESQPERPEVSKVHLVVGRFTCVEPVSLQFAYEVQTRGTFLENTELVIRETPLIAFCHSCEQEYSPEIGLQYACPDCKAPMDDIRSGRELKIDRIEYCTDSEQTYAPNR